tacccgtttttggTCAATCAGGGATGGTGCATTAAAAACATGGTTTTTGACCAAAAACGATGTTGATACAATGCTAACGGATGGTGTATGGaaaacatctttttttttttgtcataaccAATGTTTTTAATGCATCATCGCACATGAATCACAATAGCATCGCATAGGCATCGTAAGACATTGTTTTTGGCAAAAAACCATGTTTTCAATGCATCATTGCAATAACATCATTAGGCATTGTTATGTATCGATTTTTTAGCCTAAAATCGTGTTTCCAAGGTACCTTCGCATCCGCATTGATAGGCATCGATTTTTGGCCAAAAACTATGTTTTTAATGCACCATCACACTAGCATCGCATCAACATTGTTGTGAATCGTTAGGCATCATTTTTGTCAAAAATTATGTTTTCAATGCACTATCACACAGGCATCGCAATAGAATCGCATCAGCATCGTTATGCATCGTTAGGCATTGTTTTTGGTCAAAAACTATGTTTTCATAGCACCATTGCACCAACATTGTTAGACATTGTATTTGGTCAAAAATTATGTTTTCAATGCACCATCGTAACAGCATCATTAGGCATCGAATTTTTTGGCCTAAAAACCGTGGGTTCAAAGCACAATCGCATCAACATTGTTACGCATCGTTAGGGATAGTTTTTtgccaaaaattaagttttcaaGGCACCATCACAACTGCATCGTTAGACATCATTTTTCTTGAATATTTAAGAGTTCTAGATCGGAAAAAAATGCAAACAATTCCCAAAAATATTGTACACAAGTATttgaaatatataaattaatgtcTTATGTCAATCTTTTCTTAAGGTTAAGTTTCAGAGTAGATTTTTCATTattaaaacttttaaaataattagagAGAGTTGTTTCAATGGTGGTGGAGGTGGCGGCGTTAATGGCGACAGCATCATCGTGGTGGtgggtggtagtagtggtggtatcGTTTTAGAGAGAGAGGGGGGAGAGAGTTTGGAACTCTTAGGGGCAATaaagtctatttttttttataaaatgataTAGTTTGGGGATGCATATTGACGTGTATTTGAATTAGTACACACTATGAttgtgaaatttcccttttagaAAAAggcttttgtgttattattatcattatttaaaCTACTATTATTAGTATATGATGAATTAGTATCACAATTTGATCCATTCAGAGCCATCAATGAAGCTAAGTGTAATAAAAGGCTTGGCTTCTTCCTCAGTGAGCTCTCTTGACCATGCTACTCTTCCTGCATACCCTGCTCCTGGTCCTGTGCACTTGTATTGCCCATAAAACACCGTCCTGCATAGCCATGCCACCCCAAAAGTATAATATATTAAAACTACGAATTGAAAGTGCCAAACATGTAAAATAAAAGGAGGAAATCTTCATGGTGGAAATGAAAAAGGAGTTAGGTAGCTTATTGTGACTTTTGTAGCCACCGatttaaaatatatatctatatatatgtaataCAGAACAAGAAGGTTCGAGTTATCTTAGGTTAGGTGGACACATAGGATAGGAGAGTTGAGAGTTTTTATATGGGAGTATTTTGGTGCATTACACGTAGATGTCGCTCTTGAAAAATGAGTAAAAGGACATTTTGTAGTCTGTCATGGTTAGGTCATGACTACTCAATGGCGACCGCCCATTTTTTGGTGTGTGTATCAAAATGCCCAATTgccttatatttatatattaaactTACTTTGCAGTTTCAGCCAAGTAGATTCAGCACAAGGTGACAAACACCACAAGCCCATTCCCGTCAATTCATTTGCAGAATAATAATAAGGAATAATACTAACTCAACAACAACAAGAGTATAATGACACTTCTCTTTTATCTGGACTTAAATACTTTCCTTCCTTTCACAACCTTGAACTTGAATCAATCTATGGTGATGATATCAATTCTGATTGTAGCAAAGGGACAAGTTCTAAGAAAGAAGATAGTGTAGTCTGTAACGTGACTACTAGATCAAGTAAAGTAAAGTTAGAAAGAGAGTGAGTGAGTGCGTGAGAGTGAGAAGACTTACATTTCACGACTAGGGTCACCCCAATTATACCAGCCCTTGGGAATGATAATGTTGTCCATATATGTATAGGCAAAGACCACAGTAGAGAAAGGACCCCATGCCCTCCCGAGGTAGAGAGCTCCTGAGCCCGTGACCTTACAGTTCACGAATGAGAACCCCGTGTCTTCCATTATGCTGTTTCTTCCCTGAGCTGTTAGAGCCCCGGTCAATCGTGCCACTGCGTGCACGTGACAACCCTGCAATTTTTCAATTCGCTCTTAAAATCAGACATTTTTATCTAATCTCTATACACCATATACTATACATTACTTGTTAATAAAAAGATCACATTTCCAACGACATCTTGTTAATATAGAAATGTTGGTCCCACAAATTAATGGGCTACGCACTACTTGTATGCTAAAGCCCTGGTGACATTTTTCTATACCCATGCAATGCAATAATGGAATTCAACCAAGGGTTATTATTATACTTCATACCACTTATACCCACTCCACTTTTTGCAATGCCAATACTTAAGAATTGAATTGAAAAAGGTGTTAGGAAGGTGGGAGGGATTtcaagttttttatttaattacttcAAAAAGTGAGAGCCCATTTCCGAAGATGAAGTCCACAGAGCCTTCTATGTAACAATCTTTGTAGTAATGCCTGCCGAATTGATCATACAAGGTGTCTTGTGCTCCTAAGAATTTGCAACCCAAGAAGGTAGCTGTGTCTGCCGATATTCTAAATGCAACTGCCTGCTTCCCAATGGCTCCTGGTGCTGGCACCGGTGTAGTGTTCTGTTTCCACATTATACAATTAGAGTtaacaaatataaataaacaatgttattAGCACTATGTGTCATGTGATGCGATTATGTGATTAGTTAAAAGTACATATAGGTAAAAAGAAATATCACCTTGAAAGTAATGTTTTTGGCGATGAAATAAGGAGAATTCACAGCAAAAGTTGCAGAAGCATAGGTTCCCATGGGCTGCCCTCTTGGTCCTGGTGTTTGAGCAGTGTCTCCCCATTGAACAATTGTTTTGTCTGCTCCTGCTCCTTCTATGGTAATAAACGATTTAAATGGCGGTATATTCACTTTCTCCCTGAAATTTACCACATTTTCTTAGTCCACAATTCAcacacaaaaataataataataataataataatagtaatagtaataataataatatattattatctaTATAGTGAGAGGAAGAATTCCCAAgatctttttctattttttttaatagaaggAAAACAAAACCATAACGTAAcacaagaaaataaattaaaacaatttccTGCATCACATTGAACGAAACGAGCATACTGTTGAGTATAGACAAAACCCGAAATCCAGAGCTGAGTAGAACAGAATAAATACCAAGATGAGCAGAGCCAAAAGAAAGATACAAACAGAGTAAACGACAGAGTTCATGTGAGAAACTTAAGAAATAATCAATTATGAAaaactttttctttcttttttttattgaCTTAGCACTCACGTGTAAACTCCTGCATGGACCTTAATGACCACTCTGACCAGATTGATGAACGGAAGAGAATCAATGGCGTCCTGAATCGACGTGAAGTCTCCGGCGGCCTGATTCTTGGCCACGTGTAGTGTAAAAGAAGGGAAGAGCTTGTTCTTTGCTGTCTTGAAAATTGAATGTTTAAGGTGTCCAACAAACTTGATCCACTTCATGAATTGCTGCTCTGAGAATTGGGCTCGAGTCATATTCGAGGGTAGTGGCTTGTAAGTAGGTTTCTTTGGTCGAATTCCCTTGGTATGGCTTAGTGTTTGAACACAATTTAAGA
This genomic interval from Humulus lupulus chromosome 8, drHumLupu1.1, whole genome shotgun sequence contains the following:
- the LOC133797127 gene encoding probable pectinesterase 53, whose amino-acid sequence is MRAIFYMLLQIPSTFHSLFFFLSFKMSKLHRILYFIVILFLLNCVQTLSHTKGIRPKKPTYKPLPSNMTRAQFSEQQFMKWIKFVGHLKHSIFKTAKNKLFPSFTLHVAKNQAAGDFTSIQDAIDSLPFINLVRVVIKVHAGVYTEKVNIPPFKSFITIEGAGADKTIVQWGDTAQTPGPRGQPMGTYASATFAVNSPYFIAKNITFKNTTPVPAPGAIGKQAVAFRISADTATFLGCKFLGAQDTLYDQFGRHYYKDCYIEGSVDFIFGNGLSLFEGCHVHAVARLTGALTAQGRNSIMEDTGFSFVNCKVTGSGALYLGRAWGPFSTVVFAYTYMDNIIIPKGWYNWGDPSREMTVFYGQYKCTGPGAGYAGRVAWSRELTEEEAKPFITLSFIDGSEWIKL